From Opitutaceae bacterium, the proteins below share one genomic window:
- a CDS encoding 3'-5' exonuclease has translation MNTILFLDFETSGLPRKGEGFPRAVSIAWGIAGTDNGIVDLQYHVIRPDGFTISAEATAVHGISQRKALEVGIGIRSIVDQLEAVLNRYRPSQLVAHNLNFDLHVISHECKRMNRACPIEGLSEFCTMKHSTELCAIPGSRGGYKWPKLEELYQFLFGRNVAGAHNALIDVCATIECYQELSKRGRIGDGVPLRQIGNINQFLARRQCHP, from the coding sequence ATGAATACCATCCTTTTTTTGGATTTTGAAACTTCCGGTCTCCCTAGAAAGGGCGAGGGTTTTCCGAGGGCCGTTTCAATTGCTTGGGGAATTGCTGGAACAGACAACGGAATCGTCGACCTACAGTATCATGTGATTAGGCCTGACGGCTTTACCATTTCGGCTGAAGCTACAGCCGTTCATGGAATCAGTCAGCGGAAAGCGCTCGAGGTCGGGATCGGGATTCGTTCAATCGTGGATCAGCTCGAAGCGGTTCTCAACAGGTATCGTCCAAGCCAGCTGGTCGCCCACAATCTGAATTTCGACCTGCACGTGATCTCCCATGAGTGTAAACGAATGAACCGGGCGTGTCCAATTGAGGGATTATCTGAGTTTTGCACGATGAAGCATTCGACTGAACTCTGCGCAATACCGGGATCCCGCGGAGGTTACAAATGGCCGAAACTGGAAGAGCTTTACCAATTCCTTTTCGGGCGAAATGTGGCCGGCGCCCACAACGCTTTGATCGATGTCTGTGCGACTATAGAATGCTACCAGGAATTATCGAAGAGAGGGAGAATCGGTGACGGTGTGCCTCTGCGGCAGATCGGTAACATCAACCAGTTCCTAGCCCGGCGTCAGTGTCACCCCTAG
- the pglZ gene encoding BREX-3 system phosphatase PglZ produces MSTWRDTILKEFPSQVARLTLVADPDGLLTEEGVLQGLRERGFDLIEFEDPIAFRYAYESKYRARWDRGENTDLVVVLRSREQDLRKLPYDLYTAGRKLSFSIPAIFPNLSYPVVEALGAKHFDSLFRAQEQYKPARMGSNQSADFILLHVFETEPKLIQKPAQLLHFLMRKHYRDKVIPSRMVDRFVEVLRQGGHFDDWPLEQIVATSADFYAFIQERWVLRVQSEAAAKGQQVKESKEEGYGLKFPGPTSLPFEHDDVRVYLDNLFSEGLLDPVEWPSPVALADTWLLVGVSKGAVEDRQRRLDHAQSRLAESIPNEGASYQEWMTYARTLGDLRALMHLSVRTGRFPKVMVQWTSYSYPGCLAITGAVCNQPSTPPVMVHHIPKAMSALMSDDHGARLALVVIDGMSMGQWSVIREVLRDQDKSIRFEEQAVFAWIPTLTSVSRQAIFSGKLPQFFPESFYGTSKEGSLWKQFWAERGLDAGAVQHIAALGPSKDQELLTHMEDDRLKVLGVVVNTVDDIMHGMVLGSSGMYSQVEQWARQGYLQTLLKKLVAHGFRVFLTSDHGNIEARGIGNPSEGSTAETRGQRVRIYNSPELRSKIAREMPEASCWPPIGLPPDVLPLLAPTGSAFIKSGVVTVSHGGASIEEAIVPFAAISGDR; encoded by the coding sequence ATGAGCACTTGGCGGGATACGATCCTGAAGGAGTTTCCCAGTCAGGTGGCTCGCCTGACCCTGGTGGCCGACCCCGATGGACTGCTGACGGAAGAAGGTGTCCTGCAGGGTCTACGAGAGCGGGGATTTGACCTCATCGAATTCGAAGACCCCATTGCTTTCCGGTACGCTTACGAATCGAAATACCGTGCACGGTGGGACAGAGGTGAGAATACCGACCTGGTTGTTGTGCTACGATCTCGGGAACAGGATCTACGCAAGCTGCCGTATGATCTCTACACGGCGGGGCGCAAGCTATCGTTCAGCATCCCAGCGATCTTCCCGAATCTGAGTTACCCCGTCGTCGAAGCACTGGGCGCAAAGCACTTCGATTCCCTGTTCCGGGCCCAGGAGCAGTACAAGCCGGCGCGAATGGGCAGTAACCAGAGCGCGGACTTCATCCTGCTGCATGTCTTCGAGACGGAACCAAAGCTCATTCAGAAGCCGGCGCAGCTCCTGCATTTTCTGATGCGGAAGCACTACCGCGACAAGGTCATACCCTCTCGCATGGTCGACCGATTCGTTGAGGTGCTCAGGCAGGGCGGACATTTTGATGATTGGCCACTTGAGCAGATCGTGGCAACCAGCGCCGATTTCTACGCCTTCATCCAAGAGCGATGGGTATTGAGAGTTCAGTCAGAAGCCGCCGCCAAGGGACAGCAGGTCAAGGAGTCCAAAGAAGAAGGCTACGGATTGAAATTCCCCGGCCCCACGTCTCTTCCCTTTGAGCACGACGATGTTCGCGTCTACCTGGATAACCTGTTCAGCGAAGGCCTGCTAGATCCCGTCGAGTGGCCATCACCGGTTGCACTAGCCGACACATGGCTGCTTGTGGGCGTTTCCAAGGGAGCCGTAGAGGATCGACAACGGCGCCTGGATCACGCTCAGAGCAGGCTGGCCGAAAGCATTCCCAACGAGGGAGCGTCCTACCAGGAATGGATGACCTATGCGCGCACACTGGGTGACTTGAGAGCCTTAATGCATCTTTCGGTGCGAACAGGGAGGTTTCCGAAGGTGATGGTTCAATGGACCAGTTATTCCTATCCTGGCTGCTTAGCCATTACGGGAGCCGTGTGCAACCAACCCTCAACGCCCCCGGTGATGGTTCACCATATACCGAAAGCCATGTCGGCACTCATGAGCGATGACCACGGCGCACGGCTTGCCTTGGTGGTCATTGACGGGATGTCCATGGGCCAGTGGTCGGTGATTCGCGAAGTCTTGCGTGATCAGGATAAAAGTATCCGATTCGAGGAGCAGGCTGTTTTCGCTTGGATTCCCACTCTTACCAGCGTTTCCCGCCAAGCGATCTTCTCGGGGAAGCTGCCCCAGTTCTTCCCCGAAAGCTTCTACGGTACATCAAAGGAAGGCAGCCTCTGGAAGCAGTTCTGGGCGGAAAGAGGGTTGGACGCCGGCGCCGTCCAGCATATCGCCGCACTCGGCCCATCCAAAGACCAGGAGCTCCTTACCCACATGGAGGACGACCGGTTGAAAGTGCTGGGAGTTGTCGTGAATACAGTTGACGACATCATGCATGGCATGGTGCTGGGCTCATCCGGTATGTACAGCCAAGTGGAGCAGTGGGCCCGGCAGGGGTATCTGCAGACTCTGCTGAAGAAGCTTGTGGCTCACGGGTTTAGGGTCTTTCTCACTTCCGACCACGGGAATATTGAAGCACGGGGCATTGGGAACCCATCGGAGGGATCCACTGCTGAGACGCGCGGCCAGCGAGTTCGTATCTACAACAGCCCTGAGCTGCGTTCAAAGATAGCCCGGGAAATGCCTGAAGCCTCCTGTTGGCCACCGATCGGCCTCCCTCCTGACGTCTTGCCTCTTCTCGCCCCGACCGGCTCTGCATTTATCAAATCGGGAGTTGTCACAGTCTCGCACGGTGGCGCATCGATCGAAGAAGCCATTGTCCCATTTGCAGCAATTTCAGGAGATCGCTAA